A genomic window from Lotus japonicus ecotype B-129 chromosome 1, LjGifu_v1.2 includes:
- the LOC130732531 gene encoding uncharacterized protein LOC130732531 produces MGEWHEGSWEWKLCWNRNLLEREQVRLIELQRCLAGFSPKVGVPDRWIWIKEGSGTFSVSSAYEFLSGFSVGSYEGIFELLWASKAPSNSIALAWKVLNKIQTKDELRKRNALPAIVDVSCVVCLNAEESIAHLFFSCPSSWYVWSGILRWIGSIGVLPCDGKFHFIQFLNNCSGNKLWKRVLSLIWIATVGVIWNTRNGIIFNEEEVDWNRLLDLIQYKVWLWIKAKDVNFSYSLIEWISNPVSCADVL; encoded by the coding sequence ATGGGGGAATGGCATGAGGGTTCATGGGAATGGAAGCTGTGCTGGAACAGAAATTTGTTAGAGAGGGAGCAGGTCAGATTAATTGAACTCCAAAGATGTTTGGCTGGCTTTTCACCAAAGGTGGGGGTTCCAGATAGATGGATATGGATTAAGGAGGGTTCTGGTACTTTTTCGGTATCTTCTGCTTATGAATTTCTGTCTGGCTTCTCAGTTGGATCCTACGAAGGCATATTCGAGTTACTATGGGCCTCCAAGGCCCCGTCAAATTCAATAGCTTTAGCCTGGAAAGTGCTCAACAAGATTCAGACGAAAGACGAACTAAGAAAAAGGAATGCGCTTCCAGCTATTGTTGATGTTTCTTGCGTTGTGTGCTTAAATGCAGAGGAATCAATCGCTCATCTATTTTTCAGTTGCCCGTCGAGCTGGTATGTTTGGAGCGGAATTTTACGATGGATTGGCTCAATTGGGGTGCTGCCATGTGATggaaaatttcattttattcagtttttgaaCAATTGTTCGGGGAATAAATTGTGGAAGAGAGTCCTTTCTCTGATCTGGATAGCTACGGTTGGAGTGATTTGGAACACTCGTAATGGTAtaatatttaatgaagaggAGGTTGATTGGAATAGGCTTCTTGATTTAATCCAATACAAGGTGTGGTTATGGATAAAAGCAAAGGATGTCAATTTCAGCTATTCCTTGATCGAATGGATTTCAAATCCTGTTTCTTGTGCTGATGTCTTGTAA
- the LOC130734382 gene encoding putative wall-associated receptor kinase-like 16 translates to MFNVSFKCYNSTGINYWSNPWLDTASFSISSKENKFLTVGCDSYGYLNSFYDEQSYSTGCLTRCYGHRIRSIIENETCSGIGCCQVDVPPRMRNITVEAFGFSNSTESLETCTYSFVVKQGSYNFFATDLKAFPHTEFPLVLDWTVGNKSCDSSKIGTDYACKNNSLCVDEDMDYGYRCTCMAGYEGNPYHPDGCIDIDECKRPGHKCIDENHCRNTNGSYKCFYPKEVLTKVIIGAAAGLIILFVGIATLYLTYQKRKLMKLKEKFFRENGGFILLQKLSTREDSSQTAKIFTEDELKKATNNYDESLIIGRGGYGIVFKGVLPDKRIVAIKKSKIVDKSQIEQFINEVVVLSQIIHRNVVKLLGCCLETEVPLLVYEYVSNGTLHDLIHNGGKEENVTWKTRLRIAAEAAGALSYLHSDAFVPIIHRDVKGANILLDDTYRAKVSDFGASKLVPLDHADIATMVQGTLGYLDPEYMQSQHLTEKSDVYSFGVVLVELLTGEKPISFDRPEEKRSLAMHFLSCLKEDRMFDVVQAGIMNEENKQEIKEVAVLAAKCLRLKGEERPSMKEVAMELEGLRLMEKHPWTNKEQDLEETRYLLHEEASNIYYECGDSSSLQNTGYDTSRDHVELVALQGGR, encoded by the exons ATGTTTAACGTCTCGTTCAAATGCTATAACTCAACTGGAATCAATTATTGGAGCAACCCTTGGCTCGACACAGCAAGTTTCAGCATTTCAAGCAAAGAAAACAAGTTCCTAACCGTAGGCTGTGACAGTTATGGCTATCTCAACAGCTTTTACGACGAGCAGTCATATTCAACAGGCTGCTTGACAAGATGTTATGGCCATAGAATAAGGTCAATCATCGAAAACGAAACTTGTTCGGGCATAGGGTGTTGCCAGGTGGACGTTCCTCCGAGAATGAGGAATATCACTGTAGAAGCATTTGGCTTTTCCAATTCAACGGAATCGTTGGAAACCTGCACCTATTCATTTGTTGTGAAGCAAGGCTCGTATAATTTTTTTGCCACTGATTTAAAAGCTTTTCCTCACACAGAATTCCCCTTGGTTCTTGATTGGACTGTAGGAAACAAGAGCTGCGATTCTTCAAAGATTGGTACCGACTACGCGTGCAAGAACAATAGTCTCTGCGTTGATGAGGACATGGATTATGGTTACCGATGCACATGTATGGCAGGTTATGAAGGAAACCCATATCATCCTGATGGCTGCATAG ATATTGATGAGTGTAAGAGGCCGGGTCATAAATGCATAGATGAAAATCACTGTCGGAACACCAATGGGTCTTACAAATGCTTTTATCCTAAGGAAGTACTTACCAAAGTTATAATTG GAGCAGCAGCAGGGCTTATTATTCTATTTGTGGGGATTGCCACCCTGTACTTAACATACCAGAAAAGGAAACTAATGAAGCTAAAAGAGAAATTCTTCCGTGAGAATGGGGGGTTCATTTTGCTACAAAAACTCAGTACAAGAGAAGATTCCTCCCAAACTGCTAAAATTTTCACAGAAGATGAACTCAAGAAGGCCACTAACAACTATGACGAGAGCTTAATCATTGGTAGAGGAGGTTATGGCATAGTTTTCAAAGGAGTTCTACCAGATAAACGGATTGTTGCGATCAAGAAATCCAAAATAGTAGATAAGAGTCAAATCGAGCAATTCATTAACGAGGTGGTTGTTCTGTCCCAAATCATTCATAGAAATGTGGTCAAACTCTTGGGATGTTGTTTGGAAACTGAAGTTCCTTTACTAGTTTATGAGTATGTCAGCAATGGTACCCTTCATGATTTGATTCACAATGGAGGCAAGGAAGAAAATGTAACATGGAAAACTCGTCTAAGGATAGCAGCAGAGGCAGCTGGAGCTCTGTCTTATCTGCACTCGGATGCCTTTGTACCCATTATCCACAGAGATGTAAAGGGTGCCAACATTCTCTTAGATGACACTTACAGAGCCAAAGTGTCAGATTTTGGAGCTTCAAAATTGGTTCCCCTTGACCATGCTGATATAGCCACAATGGTGCAGGGAACTCTTGGATACTTAGACCCAGAGTATATGCAATCACAACATTTGACAGAGAAAAGTGATGTATATAGCTTTGGGGTAGTGCTTGTAGAGCTGCTAACAGGGGAGAAACCTATTTCTTTTGACAGGCCAGAAGAGAAAAGAAGCCTAGCTATGCACTTTCTGTCTTGCTTGAAAGAGGACCGCATGTTTGATGTTGTTCAAGCCGGAATCATGAATGAAGAAAATAAGCAAGAGATAAAGGAGGTTGCTGTTCTTGCAGCAAAGTGTTTGCGGCTTAAAGGCGAGGAAAGACCAAGCATGAAGGAAGTGGCTATGGAGTTAGAGGGATTAAGGCTAATGGAGAAGCACCCTTGGACAAATAAAGAACAAGATTTGGAGGAGACTCGATACTTGCTTCACGAGGAAGCTTCAAACATTTATTATGAATGTGGTGATAGCAGCAGCCTTCAGAATACTGGGTATGATACCAGTAGGGATCATGTAGAGCTGGTTGCCTTGCAAGGTGGAAGATGA